The window TCATGTCCGCCATAGCGCATTTCATAGTCTCAACCTTTGGCTTTGGGTGGTACGCAAGAAATCTTCAGAGAGGGATTAATTACGCCAGATGGTACGAGTATTCCATCAGCTCTTCGGTGATGATTGTTGCCATTGCAATGTTCTCGGGTATGCTTGACATAGTGAGCCTTATGCTGCTCTTCACTGTCAACGCTCTAATGAATCTCTTTGGACTTATGATGGAACTTCACAATCAGACAACCGAAAGAACAAACTGGACGGCCTTTATCTTCGGCTGTATAGCCGGGGCGGTCACATGGATAGCTGTCTTCATATATTTGTTCACATCTCTTGGAAAGGCTAATATTGAGTTCCCGTCTTTTGTTTATGCAGTTCTCATCACTTTCCTCGTCTTCTTCAACAGCTTTGCGATAAACATGTTCCTTCAGTACAAGAAGATCGGACCCTGGAAGAACTACCTCTTCGGCGAAAGTATGTATGTTCTTCTCAGCCTTGTTGCCAAGAGTGTCCTTGCGTGGCAGGTTTTCGCCGGAACACTCAGGCCAGTTTGATAAAAGTTTCTAAGGAGAATTTGAGGCCCCGAAAGGGGTCTCTTTGTTAGGATAATTCCAGGAGGGTATAGATGCCAAATCTCTACTTCTATGCCGGTTCAACAAATCCGGAGTTGTACGAGCTTCAGAACGAATTGATCGACCCGGAAAGGAAAATAGAGAAGGTCATGGAAGAGTTCTGCGATTTCGAAAGCAGTGTGATTGTAGATGTTGGAGCAGGCTCAGGCTTTCACTCACATATGTACG is drawn from Mesotoga sp. BH458_6_3_2_1 and contains these coding sequences:
- the heR gene encoding heliorhodopsin HeR — its product is MESVYKKLRIYNLIMGLLHLVQGIIMLIVSNDSSLTITRNYLEFNQEIMRLVPATENFMDLKMGPFIASFLFMSAIAHFIVSTFGFGWYARNLQRGINYARWYEYSISSSVMIVAIAMFSGMLDIVSLMLLFTVNALMNLFGLMMELHNQTTERTNWTAFIFGCIAGAVTWIAVFIYLFTSLGKANIEFPSFVYAVLITFLVFFNSFAINMFLQYKKIGPWKNYLFGESMYVLLSLVAKSVLAWQVFAGTLRPV